The following are encoded in a window of Pseudomonas multiresinivorans genomic DNA:
- the nadD gene encoding nicotinate-nucleotide adenylyltransferase, protein MNKARSRRVGLFGGTFDPVHIGHLRSALEMAEQFEFDELRLIPNFRPPHRDTPQVKPEQRLAMVELAVAGVTPLVVDDRELKRDKPSYTIDTLESLRGELDEQDQLFLLVGWDAFCGLPTWHRWEELLEHSHIVVLQRPDADSEPPEDLRDLLAARSVADPKAMTGPAGQITFVWQTPLAVSATQIRQLLSQGRSVRYLVPDAVLNYIEAHGLYQAPH, encoded by the coding sequence ATGAACAAGGCGCGTTCCCGTCGTGTCGGTCTGTTCGGCGGCACCTTCGATCCGGTGCACATCGGCCACCTGCGCAGTGCGCTGGAGATGGCCGAACAGTTCGAATTCGACGAGTTGCGCCTGATCCCCAACTTCCGCCCGCCGCACCGCGACACCCCCCAGGTGAAACCGGAGCAGCGGCTGGCGATGGTCGAACTGGCAGTAGCCGGAGTGACCCCGCTGGTGGTCGATGACCGCGAGCTGAAGCGTGACAAACCCTCCTACACCATCGACACCCTGGAGTCGCTGCGTGGGGAGCTGGATGAGCAGGACCAGTTGTTCCTGCTGGTCGGCTGGGACGCTTTTTGTGGCCTGCCGACCTGGCATCGCTGGGAAGAGTTGCTGGAGCACAGTCATATCGTCGTGCTGCAGCGCCCGGATGCCGACAGCGAGCCGCCGGAAGACCTGCGCGACCTGCTGGCGGCGCGCAGTGTTGCCGACCCGAAGGCGATGACCGGCCCCGCCGGGCAGATCACCTTCGTCTGGCAGACGCCGCTTGCAGTTTCCGCCACGCAGATCCGCCAACTCCTGTCGCAGGGGCGCTCGGTGCGCTACCTGGTTCCGGATGCGGTATTGAACTATATCGAGGCGCACGGCCTGTACCAGGCGCCCCACTGA
- the rsfS gene encoding ribosome silencing factor, with translation MQTEQLVELTIAALEDLKAQDITVIDVREKTSITDVMVIATGASSRQVKSLADNVLEKVKEQGVRPIGSEGQEGGEWVLIDLANVVVHVMQPATRQFYDLERLWQGAEQSRASHSAE, from the coding sequence ATGCAAACCGAACAACTGGTCGAACTGACCATCGCCGCCCTGGAAGATCTCAAGGCGCAGGACATCACCGTCATCGACGTGCGCGAGAAGACCAGCATCACCGACGTCATGGTCATCGCCACCGGCGCCTCCAGCCGTCAGGTCAAGTCGCTGGCCGACAACGTGCTGGAAAAGGTCAAGGAACAGGGCGTGCGCCCGATCGGCAGCGAAGGCCAGGAAGGCGGCGAGTGGGTCCTGATCGACCTCGCCAACGTCGTGGTCCACGTCATGCAGCCGGCCACCCGCCAGTTCTACGACCTGGAGCGTCTGTGGCAGGGCGCCGAGCAGAGCCGCGCGTCCCACAGCGCCGAGTAA
- the mrdA gene encoding penicillin-binding protein 2 codes for MPQPIQLKDHEKDARLVRARVIVGGVAIFLLALVLVARMYHLQVTQYDYHSTLSENNRVHVQPIPPNRGLIFDRNGVIIADNRPSFSLTITRERTENLQDTLKNLVEILGLTEEDKAIFEKRMKQGRRPFEPVPIMFELSEEQIARIAVNQYRLNGVDVAAQFVRHYPLGEHFAHSVGYVGRINEAELKRLDPVAYSGTHHIGKTGVEKFYEDALHGTVGYEEVETNARGRVLRVLKRTEPISGRDIVLSIDSKLQAAAETALAGRRGAIVAIQPSTGEVLAMVSQPAYDPNLFVTGISFKDYAALRDSEDRPLYNRVLRGLYPPGSTVKPAVAIAGLDAGVVTPTSRVFDPGFYQLPNYDHKYRNWNRTGDGWVTLETAIMRSNDTYFYDLAHKLGIDRLHDYMSRFGFGQRVALDMYGEADGLMPSRQWKRALRRQAWFPGETLILGIGQGYMQSTPLQLAQMTALLANKGKWIRPHLARTIDGKPPVDEDPMPDIQLKDPNNWNLVDYGMQQVVHGARGTAHKVGATSVYRIAGKSGTAQVVAIKQGEKYNRSKLLERHRDHALFVGFAPADNPQIAVAVMVENGESGSGVAAPVLKAVTDAWLLDETGKLKPEYAPQATAEAPKP; via the coding sequence ATGCCGCAGCCGATACAGCTCAAGGACCACGAGAAGGACGCCCGCCTGGTCCGCGCCCGCGTCATCGTCGGCGGGGTAGCGATCTTCCTGCTCGCGCTGGTGCTGGTGGCGCGCATGTATCACCTGCAGGTGACGCAGTACGACTACCACTCGACGCTGTCGGAGAACAACCGCGTCCACGTGCAGCCGATTCCGCCCAATCGCGGGCTGATCTTCGACCGCAACGGCGTGATCATCGCCGACAACCGTCCCAGCTTCAGCCTGACGATTACCCGCGAACGTACGGAGAACCTGCAGGATACGTTGAAGAACCTCGTCGAAATCCTTGGATTGACCGAGGAAGACAAGGCCATCTTCGAGAAGCGCATGAAGCAGGGGCGGCGGCCGTTCGAGCCGGTGCCGATCATGTTCGAGCTGTCCGAGGAGCAGATCGCCCGCATCGCGGTGAACCAGTACCGCCTGAACGGCGTCGACGTCGCCGCGCAGTTCGTCCGCCATTATCCGCTGGGTGAGCACTTCGCCCACTCGGTCGGCTATGTCGGCCGGATCAACGAGGCGGAGCTGAAGAGACTCGACCCGGTGGCCTATTCGGGCACCCACCACATCGGCAAGACCGGCGTGGAGAAGTTCTACGAAGACGCGCTGCACGGCACCGTGGGCTACGAGGAAGTCGAGACCAACGCCCGTGGCCGCGTGCTGCGCGTGCTCAAGCGCACCGAGCCGATTTCCGGCCGCGACATCGTGCTGAGCATCGACAGCAAGCTGCAGGCCGCCGCTGAAACCGCACTGGCCGGCCGGCGTGGCGCCATCGTGGCGATCCAGCCGTCCACCGGCGAGGTGCTGGCGATGGTCAGCCAGCCGGCCTACGACCCCAACCTGTTCGTCACCGGCATCAGTTTCAAGGATTACGCGGCGCTGCGGGACTCCGAGGATCGCCCTCTGTACAACCGCGTGCTGCGCGGCCTGTACCCGCCGGGTTCGACGGTGAAGCCGGCGGTGGCCATTGCGGGGCTCGACGCGGGTGTGGTGACGCCCACCAGCCGTGTGTTCGACCCCGGCTTCTATCAATTGCCCAACTACGACCACAAGTACCGCAACTGGAACCGCACCGGCGACGGCTGGGTCACTCTGGAAACCGCGATCATGCGGTCCAACGACACCTACTTCTACGATCTCGCCCACAAGCTGGGGATCGACCGGCTGCACGACTACATGAGCAGGTTCGGTTTCGGCCAGCGCGTGGCCCTGGACATGTATGGCGAGGCTGACGGCCTGATGCCATCCCGCCAGTGGAAGCGTGCCCTGCGCCGGCAGGCCTGGTTCCCAGGTGAAACCCTGATTCTGGGCATCGGCCAGGGCTACATGCAGTCCACCCCGCTGCAGCTGGCGCAGATGACCGCGCTGCTGGCGAACAAGGGCAAGTGGATCCGCCCGCACCTGGCCAGGACCATCGACGGCAAGCCGCCGGTGGACGAAGACCCGATGCCGGACATCCAGCTCAAGGACCCGAACAACTGGAACCTGGTGGACTACGGCATGCAGCAGGTGGTCCACGGCGCCCGCGGCACCGCCCACAAGGTCGGCGCCACGTCCGTCTACCGTATTGCCGGCAAGTCCGGTACCGCGCAGGTCGTGGCGATCAAGCAGGGGGAGAAGTACAACCGCTCCAAGCTGCTGGAGCGCCATCGTGACCACGCGTTGTTCGTCGGCTTCGCCCCGGCGGACAATCCGCAGATCGCCGTGGCGGTGATGGTGGAGAACGGCGAGTCCGGCTCCGGCGTCGCCGCCCCCGTGCTCAAGGCCGTGACCGATGCCTGGCTGCTCGACGAGACCGGCAAGCTCAAACCCGAATACGCACCTCAGGCCACGGCGGAGGCGCCCAAACCATGA
- a CDS encoding glutamate-5-semialdehyde dehydrogenase: MTESVLDYMSRLGRAAREASRVVARATTAQKNQALLAAADALDAARAQLTEANEQDLANGRANGLEPAMLDRLALTPARIDDMIEGLRQVATLPDPIGEIRDMRYVPSGIQLGKMRVPLGVVGIIYESRPNVTIDAASLCLKSGNATILRGGSEAIHSNQAIAACIQTGLAKAGLPASVVQVVETTDRAAVGALITMPEYVDVIVPRGGKGLIERISRDAKVPVIKHLDGICHVYIDVAADIDKAIRVADNAKTQRYAPCNTMETLLVHAGIADRVLPPLAAIYRDKGVELRGDAATRALLGADVLEATEEDWRTEYNAPILSIRIVDSLDAAIEHINTYGSQHTDAIITENFTDARRFLTEVDSASVMVNASTRFADGFEYGLGAEIGISTDKLHARGPVGLEGLTSEKYVVFGDGHVRT; the protein is encoded by the coding sequence ATGACCGAGTCCGTTCTCGACTATATGAGCCGCCTGGGCCGCGCCGCCCGTGAAGCGTCGCGCGTCGTCGCGCGCGCCACGACCGCGCAGAAGAACCAAGCCCTGCTGGCCGCTGCCGATGCCCTGGACGCCGCCCGCGCCCAGCTGACCGAAGCCAACGAACAGGATCTGGCCAATGGCCGTGCCAATGGTCTGGAGCCAGCCATGCTGGACCGCCTGGCCCTGACTCCGGCGCGCATCGACGACATGATCGAGGGCCTGCGCCAGGTCGCCACGCTGCCGGACCCGATCGGCGAGATCCGCGACATGCGCTACGTGCCGTCCGGTATTCAGCTGGGCAAGATGCGCGTGCCGCTGGGCGTGGTGGGGATCATCTACGAATCCCGCCCGAACGTGACCATCGACGCCGCCAGCCTGTGCCTGAAGTCGGGCAACGCCACCATCCTGCGCGGCGGCTCCGAGGCGATCCATTCCAACCAGGCGATTGCCGCGTGCATCCAGACGGGCCTGGCCAAGGCCGGCCTGCCGGCCAGCGTCGTGCAGGTCGTGGAAACCACTGACCGCGCCGCCGTCGGCGCGCTGATCACCATGCCCGAATACGTGGACGTCATCGTTCCGCGCGGCGGCAAGGGCCTGATCGAGCGCATCAGCCGTGACGCCAAGGTCCCGGTGATCAAGCACCTGGACGGCATCTGCCATGTCTACATCGACGTTGCCGCCGATATCGACAAGGCGATTCGCGTCGCCGACAACGCCAAGACCCAGCGCTATGCGCCGTGCAACACCATGGAAACGCTGCTGGTGCACGCCGGCATCGCCGACCGCGTGCTGCCGCCGCTGGCCGCCATCTACCGCGACAAGGGCGTGGAGCTGCGCGGTGACGCCGCCACCCGTGCGCTGCTGGGCGCGGATGTGCTGGAAGCCACCGAGGAAGACTGGCGCACCGAGTACAACGCGCCGATCCTGTCGATCCGCATCGTCGACAGCCTCGACGCGGCCATCGAGCACATCAACACCTACGGCTCGCAGCACACCGACGCGATCATCACCGAGAACTTCACCGATGCCCGTCGCTTCCTCACCGAAGTGGACTCGGCCTCGGTCATGGTCAACGCCTCGACCCGCTTCGCCGATGGCTTCGAGTACGGCCTGGGCGCGGAGATCGGCATTTCCACCGACAAGCTGCACGCCCGCGGTCCGGTCGGCCTGGAAGGTCTGACCAGCGAGAAGTACGTGGTGTTCGGCGACGGGCACGTGCGTACCTGA
- the rlmH gene encoding 23S rRNA (pseudouridine(1915)-N(3))-methyltransferase RlmH — protein sequence MRLRLIAVGSRMPRWVEEGWAEYVKRLPSELSLELVEIPLNTRGKNADVARLIRQEGEAMLSKVQPGERIVTLEVEGKPWSTPQLAQELDRWRLDARTVNLMVGGPEGLAPEVCARSEQRWSLSPLTLPHPLVRILVGEQIYRAWTVLSGHPYHK from the coding sequence GTGCGCCTGCGTCTGATCGCGGTTGGCTCGCGCATGCCGCGCTGGGTGGAAGAGGGCTGGGCGGAGTACGTCAAACGCCTGCCCTCGGAGCTGTCCCTGGAACTGGTGGAAATCCCGTTGAACACGCGCGGCAAGAATGCCGACGTGGCACGGCTGATCCGCCAGGAAGGCGAGGCCATGCTGAGCAAGGTCCAGCCCGGGGAACGCATCGTCACCCTGGAAGTCGAAGGCAAGCCCTGGAGCACCCCCCAGCTGGCGCAGGAACTCGACCGCTGGCGCCTGGACGCGCGCACCGTCAACCTCATGGTCGGCGGGCCGGAAGGCCTGGCGCCGGAGGTCTGCGCGCGCAGCGAGCAGCGCTGGTCGCTGTCACCGCTGACCCTGCCGCACCCGCTGGTGCGCATCCTGGTCGGCGAGCAGATCTACCGCGCCTGGACAGTGCTGTCCGGGCACCCCTACCACAAGTAG
- a CDS encoding D-alanyl-D-alanine carboxypeptidase family protein, with translation MNIFNFAKRLSLLVLFSAPVASWAAEVVPAAPQLAAKAWVLMDGASGNILVENAGDERLPPASLTKLMTAYIATKEIEGGRIAESDLVTVSEHAWRTGGSRMFIKVGSQVSVSDLLHGIIIQSGNDASVALAEHIAGSEDAFADMMNTTAQKLGMSNSHFMDATGLPNPDHYSSAKDMAILARAIIYGEPTHYAIYAQKEFFWNNIKQPNRNLLLWRDKTVDGLKTGHTDEAGYCLVASAVRDGQRMIAVVFGTNSEQARAAETQKLLTYGFRFFESQTFYKKGAELTKAMVWKGSDHEVKAGLSEDLTMTVPRGQLKQLQANMVVEPNLMAPIQQGQVIGKVEVKLGDKVVRTSDLVALNAVEEGGFFRRIWDSIRLFFFGLFN, from the coding sequence ATGAACATCTTCAACTTCGCCAAACGCCTGTCCTTGCTCGTGCTGTTCAGCGCCCCCGTGGCCAGCTGGGCAGCTGAAGTCGTTCCCGCCGCCCCGCAACTCGCGGCCAAGGCCTGGGTGCTGATGGACGGCGCCAGCGGCAACATCCTGGTCGAGAACGCCGGCGACGAGCGCCTGCCGCCGGCCAGCCTGACCAAGCTGATGACCGCCTACATCGCCACCAAGGAAATCGAAGGCGGCCGCATTGCCGAATCCGACCTGGTCACCGTCAGCGAACATGCCTGGCGCACCGGCGGTTCGCGCATGTTCATCAAGGTCGGTTCCCAGGTCTCGGTGAGCGACCTGCTGCACGGCATCATCATTCAGTCCGGCAACGACGCCTCGGTCGCCCTGGCCGAGCACATCGCCGGCAGCGAAGATGCCTTCGCCGACATGATGAACACCACCGCGCAGAAGCTGGGCATGAGCAATTCCCACTTCATGGACGCCACCGGCCTGCCCAACCCGGACCACTACTCGTCCGCCAAGGACATGGCCATCCTGGCTCGCGCCATCATCTATGGCGAGCCGACCCACTACGCCATCTACGCGCAGAAAGAGTTCTTCTGGAACAACATCAAGCAGCCCAACCGCAACCTGCTGCTGTGGCGCGACAAGACCGTCGACGGCCTGAAGACCGGCCACACCGACGAAGCCGGCTACTGCCTGGTGGCCTCCGCCGTACGTGACGGCCAGCGCATGATCGCCGTGGTGTTCGGCACCAACAGCGAGCAGGCCCGTGCTGCCGAGACCCAGAAGCTGCTGACCTACGGCTTCCGCTTCTTCGAATCGCAGACCTTCTACAAGAAGGGCGCCGAGCTGACCAAGGCCATGGTCTGGAAAGGCTCCGACCACGAAGTGAAGGCCGGCCTGTCCGAAGACCTGACCATGACCGTACCGCGCGGCCAGCTCAAGCAGCTGCAGGCCAACATGGTCGTCGAACCGAACCTGATGGCGCCGATCCAGCAGGGCCAGGTGATCGGCAAGGTCGAGGTCAAGCTGGGTGACAAGGTCGTCCGCACCTCTGATCTGGTCGCCCTGAACGCTGTGGAAGAGGGTGGTTTCTTCCGCCGCATCTGGGACAGCATCCGCCTGTTCTTCTTCGGTCTGTTCAACTGA
- the mltB gene encoding lytic murein transglycosylase B, translating into MKKGMQVLRAWAARGVHWVGIAGAIGMSGVAAAGDYDGSPQVAEFVSEMTRDYGFAGEQLMGLFHDVERKQSILDAISRPAERVKTWKEYRPIFVTDARINRGVDFWNQNAEALARAEQEYGVPAQYIVAIIGVETFFGRNTGNFKVMDALSTLGFDYPPRADFFRKELKQFLLLAREQQVDPLSLTGSYAGAMGLPQFMPSSFRAYAVDFDGDGHINIWSDPTDAIGSVANYFKQHGWHTGEPVVSQAEIGTSTAEDALTQGLDPQMNLGQLRSQGWRTHDVIRDDLMVTAMRLEGAQGTEYWVGLPNFYVITRYNRSAMYAMAVHQLAGEIAKARGVH; encoded by the coding sequence GTGAAGAAAGGAATGCAAGTACTGCGCGCCTGGGCTGCCAGGGGGGTACATTGGGTCGGAATCGCGGGGGCGATCGGCATGTCCGGCGTCGCGGCCGCGGGCGACTACGATGGTTCCCCTCAGGTCGCCGAGTTCGTCAGCGAGATGACCCGTGACTACGGCTTCGCCGGCGAACAGCTCATGGGCCTCTTCCACGATGTGGAGCGCAAGCAGTCCATCCTTGACGCCATCTCCCGCCCGGCCGAACGGGTGAAGACCTGGAAGGAATACCGTCCGATCTTCGTCACCGACGCGCGCATCAACCGCGGCGTGGACTTCTGGAACCAGAATGCCGAAGCCCTGGCCCGCGCCGAGCAGGAATACGGCGTACCGGCCCAGTACATCGTCGCCATCATTGGCGTCGAGACCTTCTTCGGTCGCAACACCGGCAACTTCAAGGTGATGGACGCGCTGTCCACCCTGGGCTTCGACTACCCGCCGCGCGCCGACTTCTTCCGCAAGGAGCTCAAGCAGTTCCTGCTGCTGGCCCGCGAACAGCAGGTCGACCCGCTCAGCCTCACGGGCTCCTACGCTGGCGCGATGGGCCTGCCGCAATTCATGCCGAGCAGCTTCCGTGCCTATGCCGTGGACTTCGACGGCGACGGCCACATCAATATCTGGAGCGACCCCACCGATGCCATCGGCAGCGTCGCCAACTATTTCAAGCAGCACGGCTGGCACACCGGCGAGCCGGTGGTGTCGCAGGCGGAAATCGGCACCTCCACTGCCGAGGACGCGCTCACCCAGGGCCTCGACCCGCAGATGAACCTCGGCCAGCTACGCTCTCAGGGCTGGCGCACCCATGACGTAATTCGCGATGACCTGATGGTCACCGCCATGCGCCTGGAAGGCGCGCAGGGCACCGAGTACTGGGTCGGCCTGCCGAACTTCTATGTGATCACCCGTTACAACCGCAGCGCCATGTACGCCATGGCGGTCCATCAGCTGGCCGGCGAGATCGCCAAGGCACGAGGTGTCCATTGA
- a CDS encoding alpha/beta fold hydrolase — protein sequence MRYRTDYSAQSLTATPAVLELDGWQLHYQAFSSLEDDTRPPVLLLGGAFQSFRSFASEVSELLAGHPVILLDLPSQGGNLQLAPQLSLEDLADLIAAFAETLHLPPLMPIGLSYGSALAALFAARHPKRCGRLLLAGITAFGRPGARALLVEALARLELGEQEPFAHGVLTGLINPLRLADTGVSPVFRKALLRQLQRLTPAEIERYRQNSQRLLAFGGFDRHPQCPTLVLAGEYDHFTQPWEHAEFAHACADAEFALIHDADHLAQFERRDACARLYNPFLLGEPLPRSAAGSTRFQRQQLLHLERRFEARLAPADQRAVLRNSEGGEWRCELAELGYFGGLIRVELPADRPARGWKLAAAGLPELDILPLRYSGDGLPFIFAHGDPQASAALAAMVVPMQQGACAA from the coding sequence ATGCGCTATCGCACCGATTACAGCGCCCAGTCCCTGACCGCCACCCCGGCGGTGCTGGAACTGGACGGTTGGCAACTGCACTACCAGGCCTTTTCTTCGCTAGAGGATGACACCCGCCCGCCCGTCCTGCTGCTGGGCGGCGCATTCCAGAGCTTCCGCTCCTTCGCCAGCGAGGTCTCGGAGCTGCTCGCCGGGCACCCGGTGATCCTGCTCGACCTGCCCAGCCAGGGAGGCAACCTGCAACTGGCGCCCCAGCTGAGCCTGGAAGACCTGGCCGATCTCATCGCCGCTTTCGCCGAAACCCTGCACTTGCCGCCGCTGATGCCCATCGGGTTGTCCTACGGCTCGGCACTGGCTGCGCTGTTCGCCGCCCGCCACCCAAAGCGCTGCGGCCGCCTGCTGCTGGCCGGCATCACCGCCTTCGGCCGACCCGGCGCCCGCGCCCTGCTGGTCGAGGCCCTGGCGCGCCTGGAACTGGGCGAGCAGGAACCCTTCGCCCATGGCGTGCTGACCGGCCTGATCAATCCATTGCGCCTGGCCGATACCGGCGTGTCGCCAGTGTTCCGCAAGGCCCTGCTGCGCCAGCTGCAGCGCCTGACGCCAGCGGAAATCGAACGCTACCGGCAGAACAGCCAGCGCCTGCTGGCCTTCGGCGGCTTCGACCGTCACCCGCAATGCCCGACCCTGGTGCTGGCCGGCGAGTACGACCATTTCACCCAGCCGTGGGAACACGCCGAGTTCGCCCATGCCTGCGCCGATGCGGAGTTCGCGCTGATCCACGACGCCGACCACCTGGCCCAATTCGAACGCCGCGATGCCTGTGCGCGGCTCTACAACCCGTTCCTGCTCGGCGAGCCACTGCCACGCAGTGCCGCCGGCAGCACGCGCTTCCAGCGCCAGCAGCTGCTGCACCTGGAGCGCCGCTTCGAGGCGCGCCTGGCGCCGGCCGATCAACGCGCCGTACTGCGCAACAGCGAGGGCGGCGAATGGCGCTGCGAGCTGGCGGAGCTGGGCTATTTCGGTGGCCTGATCCGCGTCGAGCTGCCGGCGGATCGCCCTGCGCGCGGCTGGAAGCTCGCCGCTGCCGGCCTGCCGGAGCTGGACATCCTGCCGCTGCGCTACAGCGGAGACGGCCTGCCGTTCATCTTCGCCCACGGCGACCCGCAGGCCAGCGCTGCGCTGGCGGCGATGGTGGTGCCGATGCAGCAGGGGGCGTGCGCGGCCTGA
- a CDS encoding septal ring lytic transglycosylase RlpA family protein: protein MSKRIASPGLWSLAACVGLSTVFLASCTGNRAPQPQPQVNNGISGPYDYNRPHRDGAPWWDVDVSRIPDAVPMPHNGPFKNNPYTVLGKTYYPLNNASAYSVTGTASWYGTKFHGQATANGEQYDLYGMTAAHKTLPLPSYVRVTNLDNGKSVIVRVNDRGPFYSDRVIDLSFAAAKKLGYAETGTAHVKVEGIDPDRWWASQGKQPPMIMALPKMASQPAAAQPQAVAMAQPIETYTPPPAQHAVPVAPVQIDSKKNASLPADGLYLQVGAFANPDAAELLKEKVGGLTGAKSFISSVVVNQQTLYRVRLGPIGTQDEASRMQDSIRVANLGQPKLVRLD from the coding sequence TTGAGCAAGCGAATCGCAAGTCCCGGCCTCTGGTCGCTGGCCGCCTGCGTTGGCCTGAGCACCGTGTTCCTCGCCAGTTGCACCGGCAACCGCGCGCCGCAACCGCAGCCGCAGGTGAACAACGGCATTTCCGGCCCCTATGACTACAATCGCCCTCACCGCGACGGCGCGCCCTGGTGGGACGTCGACGTCTCGCGCATCCCGGACGCCGTGCCGATGCCGCACAACGGGCCGTTCAAGAACAACCCCTACACCGTGCTGGGCAAGACCTACTACCCGCTCAATAACGCCAGTGCCTACAGCGTGACCGGCACGGCGTCCTGGTATGGCACCAAGTTCCACGGCCAGGCCACCGCCAACGGCGAGCAGTACGACCTGTACGGCATGACCGCCGCGCACAAGACCCTGCCGCTGCCCAGCTACGTGCGCGTCACCAACCTGGACAACGGCAAGAGCGTCATCGTCCGCGTCAACGACCGCGGGCCGTTCTACTCCGACCGGGTGATCGACCTGTCCTTCGCCGCCGCCAAGAAGCTCGGTTACGCCGAGACCGGCACCGCGCACGTCAAGGTCGAGGGCATCGACCCCGACCGCTGGTGGGCTTCCCAGGGCAAGCAGCCGCCGATGATCATGGCCTTGCCGAAGATGGCCTCGCAGCCCGCCGCCGCGCAGCCACAGGCGGTCGCCATGGCCCAGCCCATCGAAACCTACACCCCGCCGCCGGCGCAACATGCAGTACCGGTGGCGCCGGTCCAGATCGACTCAAAAAAAAACGCTTCATTACCAGCCGATGGCCTGTATCTCCAGGTGGGTGCCTTCGCCAACCCGGACGCTGCGGAGCTGCTCAAGGAGAAAGTCGGCGGCCTGACGGGGGCGAAATCCTTTATCAGCTCGGTCGTGGTCAACCAGCAGACCTTGTACCGGGTGCGCCTGGGGCCGATCGGAACGCAGGATGAAGCAAGCCGGATGCAGGACAGCATCCGCGTGGCCAACCTTGGCCAACCCAAGCTCGTGCGCCTGGACTGA
- the rodA gene encoding rod shape-determining protein RodA, whose product MKRRSSLLQRLHIDGLLLLLLVTLGSVGLFVLYSASGKSWDLLIKQASSFGLGLGAMFVLAQIEPRFLARWVPLGYLIGVALLVVVDVMGHNAMGATRWINIPGVIRFQPAEFMKLLMPMTIAWYLSKRALPPGFKHSVIGLALIVVPFVLILKQPDLGTAMLVLASGSFVLFVGGLRWRWIITAVSAAVPVAVGMWYFVMHDYQKQRVLTFLDPESDPLGTGWNIIQSKAAIGSGGVFGKGWLLGTQSHLDFLPESHTDFIIAVLGEEFGLVGVCLLLVLYLLVIYRGLVITAQAQTLFGKLLAGSITMTFFVYVFVNIGMVSGLLPVVGVPLPFISYGGTSLVTLMSGFGVLMSIHTHRKWIAQV is encoded by the coding sequence ATGAAGCGGCGCTCCAGCCTGCTGCAGCGCCTGCATATCGACGGCCTGCTGCTGCTGTTGCTGGTGACCCTCGGCTCGGTCGGTCTGTTCGTCCTGTATTCCGCCAGCGGCAAGAGCTGGGACCTGCTGATCAAGCAGGCGTCTTCCTTCGGCCTGGGCCTGGGCGCGATGTTCGTGCTGGCGCAGATCGAACCGCGCTTCCTCGCCCGCTGGGTACCGCTGGGCTACCTGATCGGCGTGGCCCTGCTGGTGGTGGTGGATGTGATGGGTCACAACGCCATGGGCGCGACCCGCTGGATCAACATTCCCGGGGTGATCCGCTTCCAGCCGGCGGAGTTCATGAAGCTGCTGATGCCCATGACCATCGCCTGGTACCTGTCCAAGCGCGCCCTGCCGCCGGGCTTCAAGCATAGCGTGATCGGCCTGGCACTGATCGTCGTGCCCTTCGTGCTGATCCTCAAGCAGCCGGACCTGGGCACCGCCATGCTGGTGCTGGCCTCCGGTTCCTTCGTGCTGTTTGTCGGCGGCCTGCGCTGGCGCTGGATCATCACCGCCGTCTCGGCGGCGGTACCGGTCGCGGTGGGCATGTGGTACTTCGTCATGCACGACTACCAGAAGCAGCGCGTACTCACCTTCCTCGACCCGGAAAGCGACCCGCTGGGCACCGGCTGGAACATCATCCAGTCAAAAGCGGCCATCGGTTCGGGCGGCGTCTTCGGCAAGGGCTGGCTGCTGGGCACGCAATCCCATCTGGATTTTTTGCCCGAAAGCCACACGGACTTTATCATTGCCGTGCTCGGCGAAGAGTTCGGCCTGGTCGGGGTGTGCCTCCTGCTGGTGCTGTACCTGCTGGTGATCTACCGGGGGCTGGTGATCACGGCGCAGGCGCAGACGCTGTTCGGCAAGTTGCTCGCCGGCAGTATCACCATGACCTTCTTCGTGTATGTGTTCGTCAACATTGGTATGGTCAGCGGATTGTTGCCAGTGGTGGGGGTACCGCTGCCCTTCATTAGTTACGGCGGAACTTCGCTGGTGACCCTGATGTCAGGGTTCGGCGTTTTGATGTCGATCCATACCCATCGGAAGTGGATCGCCCAGGTTTGA